The Verrucomicrobiota bacterium genomic sequence CCGTTCTGTGCGCAGACTCGAGGGATGCGGCCGCGCCTCCTAGCCGCGCAGTGAATGAATCGCCCGAACCGGGTCCGTCGCACGGAAGATGTTGGTTCCCGCCACCATGACATTGGCTCCGTGCTGCTGGGCGATTGCAGCCGTCTCAGGATTGATCCCGCCGTCGACCTCGATGTGAAAGTCGAGTTTGCGTTCGGACCGGATTTGCGCGGCGCGCTCTACCTTGGCCATCGTTTCCGGCCGAAACGCCTGGCCGCCGAAGCCCGGGTTAACGGTCATGACCAGCAACAGGTCAATCTGGTCCAGGTAAGGTTCGATCCGATCGAAGCCGGTGGGCGGGCTAATCGCCAGCCCGGCGGTGCAGCCTTCCGCCCGGATGGCCTTCAGCGTCGCGGCGACATCATAGGAAGGTTCGATATGGATCGTGACGTTATCCACGTGCGGCGTGAACCGCGGGTAGAAATGGTCCGGGCGCTCGATCATCAGGTGCACGTCGAGGGGGACTTCGGCGATCCTCGCGATCGATTCCACGACGGCGGGGCCGAACGAAAGGTTATCGACGAAATGCCCATCCATTACGTCCAGGTGCAGCCAGTCAGCGCCGGCGCGCTCGATCCGCGTACACTCGTCGCCGACACGCAAAAAATCGCAGGCGAGCACCGAGGGAGCGATGATCACAGGTTTCTTATTCATGTTCTTCCTCTAAATTATGTCCTCCAGCGATGGAAGGATTGCTCGATTTTTCAAGTGACACATTTTTCATGGGGGAAGCCTTGCGCCAAGCCCGGAAAGCCGCCGCACGGGACGAAGTGCCGGTCGGCGCCGTGCTGGTCCGGAACGGAGATGTGATCGCGCGCGCCTGGAACCAGGTCGAAATGCTGCGGGATGCCACCGCCCACGCGGAAATGCTCGCGATCACCCAGGGGGAAAACGCGATCGGTGACTGGCGGCTGAGCGACTGCGATCTTTTCGTGACCAAGGAGCCGTGTCCCATGTGCGCAGGTGCTTTGGTCCTGGCACGCATCCGGCGCGTGGTTTTCGGCTGCGGCGATCCGAAAGGCGGGGCGGCGGGCGGCCTGTTAAACCTGCTGCAGATGCCCCAGCTTAATCACCGTTGCGAAATCACGGCCGGGGTCCGTGAACAGGAGTGCCGTGAACTGCTGCAGGAGTTTTTCCGGGCCCGGCGCCGCGGCGACTGATATCATTTCGACGGCCATGGAGATAAATTTTTTTGTCTTCCTTCCTAGGTGACCTTCCCTGCCAGCGTTACACCTATGAGACCGTATAAAGAGGCGGGGTCTAACGGGCCGGGA encodes the following:
- the rpe gene encoding ribulose-phosphate 3-epimerase codes for the protein MNKKPVIIAPSVLACDFLRVGDECTRIERAGADWLHLDVMDGHFVDNLSFGPAVVESIARIAEVPLDVHLMIERPDHFYPRFTPHVDNVTIHIEPSYDVAATLKAIRAEGCTAGLAISPPTGFDRIEPYLDQIDLLLVMTVNPGFGGQAFRPETMAKVERAAQIRSERKLDFHIEVDGGINPETAAIAQQHGANVMVAGTNIFRATDPVRAIHSLRG
- a CDS encoding nucleoside deaminase, whose protein sequence is MEGLLDFSSDTFFMGEALRQARKAAARDEVPVGAVLVRNGDVIARAWNQVEMLRDATAHAEMLAITQGENAIGDWRLSDCDLFVTKEPCPMCAGALVLARIRRVVFGCGDPKGGAAGGLLNLLQMPQLNHRCEITAGVREQECRELLQEFFRARRRGD